The Gossypium hirsutum isolate 1008001.06 chromosome A13, Gossypium_hirsutum_v2.1, whole genome shotgun sequence nucleotide sequence tttggtgcgacaaacatattatcatgtttaatacaATATCTTTTTGTTATTTTCACTTATCACTCACTAAAATTACAATTAATGGATTAGCTGCTGTCATTTGCACcgagactaaaatttcaaatattgaaAAGTATAAGATCCTAGAATGGTCCAATTGGAAAATATAGACCAAATCTACATTTGTACACATAGTACAagattagtaattgaatttaaccaaacagatTTAACTGTTAATGTTTGGGTTAgggctaaaattttaaattttaaaaagtatagggattaaaacTGACTAATTTGAAAAGTCCAGGGACTAAATAATATCCACATTGGTATTAGATTATTATGATAAGAACAAAGCCAAATACAGGCTTGAAGGTAGTCCAATTCCACACATTTTTAATGATACAACAGCCATATATAAATTAAAGTTCAACAGCTGGTATTCAAACTTTATTTGCTGCAAAACCAAACAGAAAAAGGACAGTTTTGAAAGGAATGTACAAATATAAGGGATATATGTttagattttttctttttatgtttcagggtaataaagaaaaaggaaaatctaTCAGCCTTGTGAAGTCCATGGCTTAAAGGTCTGTTTTACTAGTCCCGAGCAGGCGCTGGAGAAAGTACGGTAGGTGACCGGAGTTTGCTGAGAATCTTGAATGGAGGCCTGGCCTTAATTTTCTTAGCTTTTGAGTAAATTCTCCAAGGATTCTCGAACGTCTGTGCTCGTGCAATCTTGAGATGTCTGAAGAATGTTGGGACTGTCGACGGGCATGACATCAGAGAGCGGATAATTTCTGTTGGCGAGCAGTTGATTGCTCGTGTTGCAGCAAATTCCTTTCAATATTATGCTTTTATGCACCCCACCAAGCAAACCTTCATAATCTGTGTCCCCGGAATCTCCAACAAAAACCACCATTTTCGACAGGTCGATGCCCCACCGAACGTATAAATACCTGAAATGTGTGTTTGGGGTGTCATTGGATTGATATATAGTTAAATACAATAAGTTTAAgaacaattaaaagaaaaaaatcccaATGAGCAAACATGAAAACAACCATTTAAAGATAAAAAGCAACTGACAGCCTGAGGAAGATCGGAGAAGAGAAAGAAGTTCAAGCATTAACATCTCAAAGCTGTTTTTGTTGGCTAAATAGAACCCGTAAAAATTCCCCATGAAGAAAAGGGACggagaaagaaaaggagaaaattgCATTGCTTTGTTGACTACACATTTAGACTATATTGATCGAAACAAACTCAGACTCGGGTGTGACTGAGAGTGTCAGGCACGGATAAATGGCCTTAATGGGTTGTTCAATTTTCTCTAAATATTTGGAGAGTCTTTGAGGGTCATATCCCCTACCCATATCAGAATATGTTTCGGACACGTGTGTCAAACATGGATATTCAAGCAACATGGTCCATTGGTAGAGTTTCGGACTCTTAGTTCCGGTAACCAGGGATCGAACCCCAGCAGCATTAATTAAGCttataataaaagaaacataaaaacTCTACCTGAGGGCTTGAGAACGAGATGCCAAAACCGGAATAACATTTATCCTGGTTCCATTTCGACAATAAATAACATTACAACGGAGAGCTTGAATTCTCAGCAACTTTCGGAGCTCTTTAACAGGGGGAACCTGAGAAGAACATAAACATAAAATAGatgtttcccatgatatcataaagaaaatcataaacaTATGTGAACATATTATCACATGCTAGACAAGTTAGAAATGTAAAGTAGACTTCATCCTTAATGAAAGAAAACTAACCCTTCCTGcatttttcacttcaaaagtGTAGCAGTAATTGGTTGAAAGGTGTTCAGCAACAGTGACAATATGCTCCTCATTCCCTTCCATCCTATCAGTAACCGATCCAGCCCAACGGACCAAAGTCTTTCTCAATCCTTCCCCACCCCAACGATACTCGATGTGTGAGTGGTAATAGAAGTCAATTACAAAGGGACCATCTTCAGGGTTAATAGTTGAATAGAAGAGATCACTACCGCTATTGCAGATGAAAGCATCAAAATCATTAGCGTTCAAGCCTCCAGAGACTAGAAAAGACTGTATCTCAGATATTGTCATGTATGTTGACAATATAAAACCTATAGAGCCTTCAATCCTTTCCTTTTCGACAGCCTCAAAAACCTTTCTGATAGCATCAAGAAGGTCTTCATTGGAGTCGGAGTCCACAGCAATGACAAAAATATGTTTCCTCCTCCTTAATGCTGGAAACTTACCTGTGCTGGAACCATGGTCAATTCTGTCTCCGGATCCAGCTTTCCTTTGATCTTTTAAAACACCTTTTGACCATGATAAAACGGCATTCTCCAACTTACTCTTTCGGTCATTCCCTTCGGAATCTAAAGTATTATCATTTCCACTAGCTCCACTCCTATCTCCATCCATTGAAAACTTTAGGTTCAAAGAAATATCGTGTATATCTCTCAATGAATCACTCGGTGAATCTGTTTCTGAACTTTCACCTCCATCATCACTCCTTTGCCACTGTGGATGCCTTGGTTTGCAACTGGCAATTCGAGATAAGTAAGTTTTACAGTGCTCTGGCCATGAAAATAGGTGAATGTTCTTCAAACCATTTTGACGGCATCTTGCCCAGAGATGCTTGTCTGCAACAAGCTTCAGAAGAGCATCAGCAATAGACTGCTGGTCATGAGGATCAACAAGAAGACCATTGTCAAGCACCTGCGAAACATCTCATATTGATTATCACCGCTGTGATTCAAACGTCGGATTCTTGCAAATGCTTGTGATTCTCTGATGTCaagtaaaaaacaaaatatttgatgAGTCATACCCGATGTATGTCAACAGGACCTCCATTTTTGGTGGCAACAATAGGCAAACCATGAGCTGCAGCCTGCAATAAAAGAGCCAAAGTCATAAATGGTTTGGaactaaaatgaaataaacacTATTTATAACTTATTTTGCAGAACACCTCGATCAAAGTAAGCCCAAACGGTTCGATAAAAGCTGGATTGATGAAAACACCCTGCACAAGAAGATTGGATAAGAAAAAGAGGTAGGCAAATACTATTCAGAGAGAATTATGAGAGCTTATAACAACTTTATAAGATATTGAGGCCAAAGAATCAACAAGAATACTAAGATACCCAAACCAAGTGTCTCAGTGATAGAATAACAAAACAATCCAAGTCACATCCCTTCTCAACAAAATACAGAAATTCCACAATCTAAATATCAATTCtctaaatagtatatataaattgGCATGGATAACAACTGCTATGACATAGTCCTTTCACAAATAAGATAATACAAGTAGAATGCAGTTATTACAAAAATTTGGCACTGGGAACCAGATAAGAGTTTTGTAACAAAGAGACCAAATAGAAAAGGTAAGTTCAAAGCATGCACAATGTAATGGAAGTAGCCCAGAATATCGCCATCTACGAGTTGAAAATACACTaaaggaagaaataaaatattaccTTTGTCTTTGCTGCTAGTCGGTAGATATCAGGAACCTCAAACTGTTTATGGTGTTTAGGATATGCCACTTGTCCGTAAAGATCATATTTGTCAATAAGCTTAAGCACTGAGAGAAGAACAGAAGCATTTGTGCTTGACATTTCATCAATTCCATCTCGGTTTCCCATGATTAGCGTCTATAGAGcaccaaagaaagaaaaaagtagaATTAAATGAAAGCAGCAATAAAAGTGCTTCAGCTTTCCAAAAACTGTCAGTAAGAGGAAGGCTCATTAGTTATTCAAACATACAAGGTTTGCAAGCTCCCGTAGTGGACGACATTCACCAAAAGCTTTGACCAACGTAGTGATGTTCTTTTTGGGATCTGGCCTAGCAAGGGCAAGTATCATAGGCTTCCGAGGATTGCTGAAGAAGCGCATTATCTACAAAATACCAAGTTCAAAACTAGTATCAATTTGACGGTAGCAAGAGATATAGTAGTATATCTTTGGGTTTGGGCACATTAAATCAAAGCACTTCGTAATAAATGCATAAGGAATGATTAGAACCTCGGACCAGATAGGCGGATCAGGGGAAGATGGATGTTCTTCATTTCCTTCTACCTCACCATCCATATCACCATCTTGTGGGACAATATGATGGAATTCCATTCCAGGAGGAATTATCTGAACAAAGAGACAGGTACATAATCAACATCCTCTGAAATAGCAAGAGAAAAATCATGTTTGCATGTTTATCAGAGTGAAGTAAGCATCAAACAATGTGCCTGGCCCAGCCAAGCTCAAAGAAATAACATACTACACATGCAATACTGTCCATAAGCCAAGCTCAAAGCTGAACAGCACTCTTTGACATTTAAGAAACCACCTTGCAAAGTTTAATGTTTCGGAACTTACAACCATGCGAGGCATGAACCTTCCATAGCAGCTGACATTACGTCTGATCCTTGCACGCAGTTTACGTTCCAGGACTGGATCAAAACCATCATATAAACGCCATTGTTCATCTATTTCCTGTCTAGTACTGGTTATGACTATTTCAGAGGCATCAAGAGATAATTCTTCAGCCTCTATTCGACGCATAATTTTGTATGTTGTATTTATTTCATCCTTTGATAAGCGGCCCTGCTTTAAAAGTTGTTCCAACTTATCTCGTCCAAGTGAGTGGCCAGTAAAAAGCATTGGTACATTTAAAGCACCAGATAGAAGAGCAGCAGAGTCGCCTGCATCTGCGTAATGTCCATGGATGGCAACAGGCCAGACTGGTTTCCCGCTACCAATTTGCTCACCAAGAACATGAGACATCTGTATTATGTGGCTAAGTGCACCATCAACAAATTCAGGGATGTGAGGCCACAGAAGTTCTTTGGGAATATATTTATCCTTTGGACCAAATGGTATTCGTACAATATACGCACCGCTGCTCTCTCCGATCTCATCCATAAAATCTTCTGAATTTCTTGGTGTCAGCATCTCTGTGGGTTCACCATAGCTCCAATCTACATCCAGTGACGCAACTTGCCTAGTAAGTAAATCAACCCGATAAACTCCCGGCATTGAACCCAATGCCCTTGCAAGTTCCACAACATACTTAACCTATAGACAGCAAAAGTTTCATTACTTATCAGCATAAGCGATAGGATGAGTTTTCTATGACCGGAGTTAGATAGAAAAGTTTCGACAACCTAATTACCTGACCACCGGTATCAGAATCCCGACCAAGCTCCATATTTTCACCTCGAATTAGACCATGAAGGCTGCATGGAAACTAGTAGTTAAGAACATTGAATATCATCAAGACTGCATGAACTGTCAAAATTGGGTTCCCCCCACCTCACCCCCGCCTCCCTTCCTTTACTAGATTTCCTTTCAGAAGCTAACTGATTGCTTTTATGCTAAATGATACCGGAATTTATGTTAAAAAACTAAAGTTAACAAAATGCTTGAAATATTGGAACACAAAGTTACATCCACGTTAAAAAACTAAACCACTAGAGTTCAGTTCATGCCTTATTAGTACAATGTATAGCTTTTTCCCCTTCTGTTGACTAGCCCAAGTCTCCATTGCATCAACAGAATTGATTCTAGGCAATCTGCCTTTGTTGGTCTCTCCGTGAGCCGATACATCACTAACAATATCTCCTTTCTCCCCTTCAGATAAGTCTTCAGACATATCAGCAGTTGCTTCTCTACGGCCTCTTTCACGTTCAAGACGGCGTTTAGCCTTTCTTTGGGCCAACTGAGACTCAAGCTACAAAAGAAAGAAATATCAAAAGGCTTAGCACTTAATCACAAAGACCAAAAGAATCTTTTACTACATTAAGATAGtgaaaaatcaaattttcaagttTACCAATTATTATTAATCATGTCAACCACAACTCTGTGAAGGGAAAAATTATACATTTAACTCTGAAGTCAAACGAAGTCTCGTTAAAAATTTCTTCATTAGTTAAGCAATGGACAGGAaactctcattttgttaaaaagtCAAAACAACTCCAACTCAGcaacttaattttgaagaaagaaaaacaaattagaCAGCATATCAACACTGCACATAAAGAACACTGAAAAGTTGTTTTATGGATAAAGCCAAAGTGCTTTTTGTTTTCTCCGAAACGTGTTGAGTTGAATGAAATTAGCATTTTGTTTTCTCCGAAACAcgttaagttgaattaaattagcATTTTGTTTTCTCCGAAACACGTTAACATTTTGTTTTCTCCGAAACAtgttaagtttaattaaattagcaTTTTGTTAAATTAGCATTTTGTTTTCTCCTAAACATGTTAAGTTGAATTCAAAGAAAAATCCATTTATGTTTAGCGATTAAGCATTGAGGAAGGATCAAGCTTAGGTTGCCAAAGCACCAGCTTAAGCCTGCTAATTCAACCACAGTAAAGCTAGATAAAAAAAGGCTCTGTTTGCTTGTGGCTGTACAAATCATATGAATTACTTCAAACATTACTATTTTTTTGTGCAAACGCACTTTTTTTGCCTTTCGCTTGTGGAAGCAAAAGGCAAACAAACAAATGATGCAAACAAAATCCTCTTAACAAGGTTGTATTGACTGAGTATCAATTGTTAGAGAATTGAAAAATCCTATATAAACCCATTAAATAACATTCCATCAAGGCATCAACCCCTTCAACTAATCAGCTAGACTCACCATTTTTATCTCACATTTTTCACTAACTTTATAAGTAGACCAATTCAacccaaaatatcaaaaataaataaatataaac carries:
- the LOC121212592 gene encoding probable sucrose-phosphate synthase 1 encodes the protein MAGNDWINSYLEAILDVGPNLDDAKSSLLLRERGRFSPTRYFVEEVITGFDETDLHRSWVKAQATRSPQERNTRLENMCWRIWNLARQKKQLESQLAQRKAKRRLERERGRREATADMSEDLSEGEKGDIVSDVSAHGETNKGRLPRINSVDAMETWASQQKGKKLYIVLISLHGLIRGENMELGRDSDTGGQVKYVVELARALGSMPGVYRVDLLTRQVASLDVDWSYGEPTEMLTPRNSEDFMDEIGESSGAYIVRIPFGPKDKYIPKELLWPHIPEFVDGALSHIIQMSHVLGEQIGSGKPVWPVAIHGHYADAGDSAALLSGALNVPMLFTGHSLGRDKLEQLLKQGRLSKDEINTTYKIMRRIEAEELSLDASEIVITSTRQEIDEQWRLYDGFDPVLERKLRARIRRNVSCYGRFMPRMVIIPPGMEFHHIVPQDGDMDGEVEGNEEHPSSPDPPIWSEIMRFFSNPRKPMILALARPDPKKNITTLVKAFGECRPLRELANLTLIMGNRDGIDEMSSTNASVLLSVLKLIDKYDLYGQVAYPKHHKQFEVPDIYRLAAKTKGVFINPAFIEPFGLTLIEAAAHGLPIVATKNGGPVDIHRVLDNGLLVDPHDQQSIADALLKLVADKHLWARCRQNGLKNIHLFSWPEHCKTYLSRIASCKPRHPQWQRSDDGGESSETDSPSDSLRDIHDISLNLKFSMDGDRSGASGNDNTLDSEGNDRKSKLENAVLSWSKGVLKDQRKAGSGDRIDHGSSTGKFPALRRRKHIFVIAVDSDSNEDLLDAIRKVFEAVEKERIEGSIGFILSTYMTISEIQSFLVSGGLNANDFDAFICNSGSDLFYSTINPEDGPFVIDFYYHSHIEYRWGGEGLRKTLVRWAGSVTDRMEGNEEHIVTVAEHLSTNYCYTFEVKNAGRVPPVKELRKLLRIQALRCNVIYCRNGTRINVIPVLASRSQALRYLYVRWGIDLSKMVVFVGDSGDTDYEGLLGGVHKSIILKGICCNTSNQLLANRNYPLSDVMPVDSPNILQTSQDCTSTDVRESLENLLKS